A segment of the Fusobacterium ulcerans genome:
TGATTATCTGAGCGCACAGGCAGGAGCTGGAGTGAAGGCATCTCAAAGAATCTATGCAGGAAATGATATCTCGGTAAAAGTAACAGCAGATGTAAAATATGCATATGAATTTGGAGACAACTATGATGGAAACAAAGCAAAACTTAAAAATGGAGAGGAAGGATATTACAGCCTAATTACTCCAGAAGAAAGAGAAGGAAAACTAACAGGAAAAATTGGACTTACAGTAGAAAAAGCGAACCACATGGGAGTAACATTCGAAGTGGAAGCAGCAGATGAAGGACACAAAAAAGATTCATCAATTAAATATGGTGTAAGATTCAATTACAAATTCTAATTAAAGCAATAATTAAAACATTAGACTGCTCTTATTTAAGAGCAGTCTTAACCATACTAAAGGAGGGTTATGTTAGAAAGAAGAAAAAGAGGCCGCCCTTTAGGCAGTGGAGTGAAAAATTACTGTGCTCTTGGGTGCCGTTTTACTGAAAGAGAATATTCATTGATTCAGGAAAATTTAAAAAAACTGAAAGAAGAATATGGATCAAATAATAAGATAATTTTAAATCTTTTCAAAAGATATGGAAAAACTTTAGAAGAGAAGAACGATAAAAATAAGATAAAACTATAACAACTTGGAGGAAAATACTAATGATAAAATTGACAAAAAAAGAATTGGAAGTTCTAGGAGAAAATAAAGATGCAATAGCTCAGCTTTTAGTAAGAAAAGCTATTCTTGCAGAAATGGAAAAGAAAGAATATACAGAAGAGGAAAAAAGATATCTTGAAGAAATGAAGCTTAATATGGAAATTGAATTTTATCTTAATTCAATAGCACAGAAAACAGTTCAAATTTATGATTATGAACTTTTAGAAGTGTATAAAAACAATACTGAAGCATTAAAGGATAAAAATACCATAGAAGTATATCCACAACTACAACAGGCTTTGTTTAATCAAAAACTTGGAGAAGAAAAAGTAAAAGTTATAAATGAATTAGTAGAAAAATACAAAATAAATGATGTACTAAAAGAATATGTAAAGATAGAAGAACCTATTGAAAAAACAGAAGAAGAAAATAAATAAGGGGGATAAGATGAAAAAAATATTGATAGGATGTATTTTAGCAGTATCAGCAGTATCGTATTCAGCAACAGATGTAATGTCAACATTGGAGCAACTTGAACTTAATCTTCAACAGTTAGAGGCTGAAGAAAGAGCCATGTATAATCAAAGAAAAGCAGAGGCTGAAGAAGCAGAAAGAACTTTGGCAGCTCAAAGAAAGATGTATGAAGAAATATCAGAAAAAGAAAAAAGAATATCAAGTGTAAAAGATAATAAATTTTATAAAGCCCAATATCAAGAATTAGGAAAAAAATATGCTGAGGCTAAAAAAGAACTGGAAACAGATATGAGAAAGCAGGAAGAAATAATAAGTATATTTGAAGCAATAAAATAAAAAATAGAAATAAATAGTAAATTAAAAAGCTGTAAATTCATTACAGCTTTTTATATTTGATAATAGAGTAATCAAGAAT
Coding sequences within it:
- a CDS encoding adhesion protein FadA — its product is MKKILIGCILAVSAVSYSATDVMSTLEQLELNLQQLEAEERAMYNQRKAEAEEAERTLAAQRKMYEEISEKEKRISSVKDNKFYKAQYQELGKKYAEAKKELETDMRKQEEIISIFEAIK